GCCCGCATGGAGGTCACCGAATTGCCCGAAGGCAAGGGGGACGCCACCCGCCAGCTGAAAGAGGAGGCCGACCGGTTGCGTCCGAAATTGGCCGCGGTGCGCTGCCCCGTGTTGCTCACCCCGGAGGGCAAGATGCGAGATAGCGAGGGCCTGGCCCAGTGGCTGGTGGAGCGCATGAACCGGGGGGAGAGTCTGGCCTTCGCGCTGGGCAGCAGCCACGGTTTTGATCCGGCCTTGAAAAAAGAGATTCCCGAACAGATGAGTCTGTCGCCCATGACCTTCCCCCACGAGCTGAGTCGGGTCATGTTTCTGGAGCAGCTCTACCGGGCCTTCACCATCATCCGCGGCAAGGACTATCACAAATGACTTGAACCGCGAATGGATGCGAATCGTCCTTCGGGTGCGCGACATTAAGAACGATTTCCCATTTCGGGTCTTTTCATTCGCGTTCATCCGCGCCATGCGCGGTTCAATTCGCCCTTTTTCCGCCTTTGCTCCACACTGGTCGGATGGCGCACCCCATGGACCGCTATTTCGCCCCGGAGGTGGGCCGGATTTTCGCCTGCTTCCCGGGGGCGGAGGATCGGCCTGGGCAGCGGCGCATGGCGGAGCTGGTCTTCAACGCGGTGGCTGATGGCGGGGCCCGTTTTGACCAATGGCGCAACCGCGGCGCAGAACCTGAATCCAAACCCGAGGCGGTGATCCAGGCCGTGGAGGCGGGCACCGGCACGGGCAAGAGCCTGGGCTACCTGATTCCGGCCCTGTCGGCGGGCCGCCACCCCATCCTGGTGGCCACGCGGACGAAGCAGTTGCAAAGGCAGCTCCTGGAGGAGGATGTGCCGAGGGCCGCGGGCATCCTGGGGCGCCCCATCAAGGCCGTGCTCGCCAAGGGCCGGGCCAACTACCTCTGCCGCACAGCCTGGGAGGCGGTGGCCTCCGATCCGCACCTGGAATTCAGCCGCTCGGATCAGCAGCTCTGGCTGGCCCTCCAGCGCTGGACCTTGGAAACCCAGGATGGCGACCGCGAAGGCCTGGGCCGCTTCGGCGAGGGCGAGTCGCCGCTGTGGGACAAGGTCAACGCCCGCGCCGAGCGCTGCACGGGCAGGCAGTGCCCCCGCTTCGAGGATTGCTACCTCACCAAGCTGCGGGCAGAGGTGGCCGAGGCCGATCTCATCATCGTCAATCACGCCCTGCTGCTGGCCGACCGGGTGCTGCGGGAATCGGCCTTCGGCCAGGTACTGCCCGATGCGCCAGTGCTGATCCTGGATGAGGCCCACGACCTGGAGGAGCAGCTCACGGAGAGCTGCGCGGAGAGCTGGTCGAGCCGCGCCATGAATATGCTCTTCACGGATCTGCGGGATGCGGCGGGTCAAACCTCGGGATCAGGCCAGGGGGCGGCCATCGCGGGGCTGCTGGAACCCTGGGAGCAGGCCTGGTCCGAGATCATGACCTGGGTGCCCGTGGAGGGCGGCGTCCTGCCGCTGCTGGCACCGGGCCCCGAGATGAAGGCCCTGGCCGATGCCGTGGGCGCCTGGGTGGAAGCGGGTCATCCCCTCTGGGTGGAGGCCCGGCGCCTGGCGGCAGCCGATCCCGAAAACCCCATCTGGATGCGCCTGGCCGAGCGGGTGGGCACGGCCTTCTCGCGCATGGAGCAGATCTTCGCCCAGCCCGATGGGTGGGTGTCCACCTTGAGCCGCGAAGGGCCGAACCTCGTCCACTTCAAATCAAACCCCGTGGATGTGCGCCCCTTCTTCCACCAGCACGTGCGCCGCGGTTTCGAGTGCGTGGTGATGACCAGCGCCACCCTGCGGGATGGCCGCGGCTTCAACGGCCTGGGCCTGCGTCTGGGCTTGACGAAGCCCGAGGTGGAAGTGGCCGAGCACGTGGAAAGCCCTTTCGACTTCGAGGGCCAGGGCCTCCTCTTCGTGCCGCCGGGCCTGCCGGAGCGCCGACCTGGCGCAGGGGGCGGCGTGGGGGATCCCGCCTGGGTGGAGGCCTCCCTCTCGGCCATGGAACGCATGCTGCGCGCCAGCCGCGGAAGGGCCCTGCTGCTCTTCACCAGCCGCAAGATGCTGGCGGCCTTCCGCCCGCGCCTGGAAACGGCGCTGCCCGAGATCACCTTCTTCGTGCAGGGCGAAGGGCTCTCGCGCACTCAGCTGCTGGACCGGTTCCGCGCGACGCCCTCGGCGGCCCTGCTGGGGCTCGCCAGCTTCTGGCAGGGCGTCGATCTGCCGGGCGACGCACTCAGCCTGGTGGTGGTCTCCGCGCTACCCTTCGCGCCACCGGATGATCCCGTGCTGCAGGCCCGCATCCGCGAGGCCGACGCCCAGCGCGAAGGCCTGGGCTTCATCGGCATCCAGGTGCCCCAGATGACGCTGAAGCTCAAGCAGGGCATCGGCCGCCTCATCCGCACCCGTTCGGATCGCGGCGTGGTGGCGGTGATGGATCCTCGCCTCATGCTGCCTAGCGAGGATCGTCTTGGGAAGCGTTACGCCGCCCAGGTGCGCGCCGCCCTCCCGCCCTTTCCGCTGACGCGGGACTGGGAGCGGGTGGAAGCCTTCCTCGGCAACCTCTAATACGGATTTGAATTCAAATAATAAGGAACACTACCAAGACACCAAGACACCAAGAAAAACCGGAGCCGCATTCATGCAGTTCTTGGTGCCTTGGTGGTGAAGGTTTCTTTTTTGGATTGAACGCAGCTTGATATAACGGCTATTCCGGCGGCAGCACGCGCAGCTTGGCCAGAAAATCCGCCTCGCATTCCGCCACGGCCTTGGCGTAGCCAGCCGGATCCTCGTAGTTCCCCGCCGCGTGCTTTTCCGCCAAGCCGCATTGCGAGGCATGAGCGGCCACCCAGAAGTCGGGCCTGAGGGCCTTCAGGCGCACGAAACTGGTTTCCAGATCCTTCACGATGCTCGGGTACTTCGCGTTGTTCAGGGGCATCACCACGGTGGGCAGGTTGACAAAGAGGAGTGTTTTCTTCTGGCCGTGACCCTGCACGGTCATGAGATAGCTCACGCTACCCGGGGTGTGGCCCGGCGTGGCGATCACGGTGAGCGAGAGGTCGCCCAGGGTGATGACTTCGCCATCCTTCAGTACCCGGTCCACCTTCACAGCCTTGAAGCGGGACAGGCCGCCGGGATCGGAGACGCCGCCATCCCTCAGCAGGGGTGCATCCGCAGCGGTGGCCCAGACCTTCGCACCCGTGAGTTTCTGCATCTCAGCGAAGCCACCCACATGATCGAAGTGGGCCTGGTTGGTCAGCAGCACACGGATGTCTTTGGGAGGGATCTTCAGGGTTCGCAGACTCGCCATGATAAGGGGTGGAGAATCCGCGAGTCCCGTGTTGATGAGGATGTGCCCCTGGGAGCCGGTGATCAGGTAGCAGCCCAGTTCCGCCGTGCCGACATAGCAGACGTTCTCCGCGATGCGGTGGGCCGGGTAGGGCTTGGACCACTCAGCAGGGGTTTCGGCGGCGACCCGTTGAGGAGCCAGCAGAAGGAGTGGGAGCAGATAGCTGGGCTTGAGCACGGAAGGCTTTCCCCGAAGAATCACCACCCAAGGGCCCGCATCGCGGGCCCTTGGGTGGAAGGTCAACTCATAAGCTCGGTGGCGGGGGCGGAGGTGGGGGGGGCGCAGGTGCCGCTGGAGGGGGCGGGGGCGGCACATCGGGCGCGGGTGGTGGGGGTGGGGCCGGAACGGCGGGATGAACAGCCTTGGGTGCCATGGGCGGTTTGGGTGGCTTGGGTGGTTTGGGCGGAGTGGCGATCTGACGTTGCAGCTGATCCAGCCGCGCCTGGAGGGCCTTCAGTTCCGCCTGGATTTCGACCATCTCCATCTTGGCGTCGGCTTCTGTGCCATGGGATGAGGACCGCAGGCGGATCCGGGGAACGTGCAAGGAGGGAATGTTGATGGGCGGGATGTGGATGTCCTGCGCGATATCCAGGTTCATGTCGTCACCCATGTCCCCATCGCCTTCCCGGTCGATGGTGAAGGGGTGCGATTCGCCGGGTTTGTCGCCCTGGTGGGAGTTGAATCGCTTGAGGATTACATCCTGGCCATGGTCATCGTCCCCGCCCTTCAGAATGACTGTGTCTGGTGCGCCATGCCGTCGTCGCACTTCCATCTCGACGCGGTGACCTTCCTTTTCCGCCTTGGCGATGAGTGCCTTCAACTCGGGGTCGTTGCGGAGGCGTTCGGCTTCGATCTTGAGCCGCTCACCCTCGGTCTTGAGCTTGTCGCCTTCGGCTTTCAGCCGCTGCGTCTTCTCCTGCAGCTTGGCGAGATCTTCCGCATTCATGAACTGGCCTTGCCGTTCGAGTTCCCGCATGTTCGCTTCCATGGAGCGGGCCGCTGCCTCCATCGACCGGGAGCGGGCCTCCATCGCACGGCCCCTGTCTTCCGCCTGGCGCATCTTGATTTCCATCGCCCGCTCACGGGCGTGATGACTTCGCTTGACGTTGCGAAGGATGTCCCGGAGCCAGTCGCGGACTTCCTTGTCGATGGGCTTATCCACGCCATCCACGGTGTAGGTCGTCTTGCCTTTGACGGCTGAATAGACGCGCTTCTTGCCGTCCTTCTTCTCCTCGGCCGTGAAGCTGCCATCCCCGTTCACCACCACGGGTTCCGGGGCTTCGCCATTGATCTGGACGTCGCCCTTCATGGACACGTTCAGGTTTCGGTTGTCATCGGTCACGCGGATGCGGGTGGTCTTGTCGGGTTCAGAGCCATCCTTCGGTTTGTCTTGCATGGCGACGCCGGCAGCGCCGAGCAGGGAGGCGGCCAGCACAGCCAGGGCGGTGGCGCGGGCACCGCTGGTGATGGGCAGAGCGGGGTGGAGCAGGTGGCGGACGCGGTGCATGAGAGAACCTCCATTGGCGGCCATGGCCAGAGGGGTGGGAGATGGGGCAAGGGGCTCGCGCAGGGCCTCGAGGTCGGTCAGGGCGCGGGCCAGGATCAAGGGGTCGCCGCAGAGGCCGGCGGCCACGTCATCGCAGCAGAGCTCTCGCTCGGCGCGGATGCGGGCGGACAGCCACCACACGGCGGGATGGTAGAAGAGCAGCACTGCCACCAGGGACTGGAGCAGGTTCACGAGGAAGTCGCCGCGCCGGATGTGGGCCAACTCGTGGGCCAGGATGGCCTCCAGCTGCAGGGGGCTGAGGCCGGCCAGGGCGCAAGCGGGCAGCAGGATCACGGGCCGCAGCCAGCCCAGGGCGGTGGGCACCTCTACCGCCGCGGATTGCAGCAGGCGCACGGTGCGGGATAGCTTCAATTCGCGGCAGAGGCGGGAAAGGACCAGGTGCCATTCTGAGGGCACGGGTGTGGCGCTGCGCCTGCGCAAACGCTGGACGCGCAGCCAACTGCCCAGGAAGCGCAGAGACAGCACCAGCACACCGGCGGCCCAGGTGGTCAGCAGCCAGGGCAAGGAGGGATCCAGGGAAACCTTCACCCGCTGGGCCAGCGAGGCCGAAGGCACCCGCTCGCTGGATGGCTCACTGGCTGGCGGCGTTGTGTCCAGGCCCGGGCGGAGCACGGGCGCCGTCGAGGGCTGGACCTGCAGCACCCGATACGTGGCCAGGGGACTGGCCACCATCAGCACGAGGAAGGCGCAGGCCACGCCGTAACGGGCCCGGGCGCTGCTGCCCCGCATGAGCGCCAGGGTTCCCCAGGCCAGAAGCCCCAAGACGAGGCCCTGCCAGAGGAAGTGGAGCAGCGTCCAGCTCAGGGCCTGGGCCCAGGGCTGCAGCACGAGCGACAGGAGCGTGGTCATCGCTTCCTCCCTTCTGCCTGGTCGAGCATCTTTCGGATTTCCGCCAATTCAGTCTTGCTGGTCTTGCGGGTGGCAAGGGCCTGCATCACCAGGCTCTTGGAGGAACCGCCAAAGGCCTTGTCGAGCAGGTCGTCCAGCAGCGTCTGCTGGGTCTGGGTTTGCGTCTGCGTGGTGGAGAAGGTGTGCACGCGATCCGTGATCTCGCGCTGCACCAGGCCTTTTTCCGTCATGATCTGCAGCATCTTGAGAACGGTGGTATAGCCCAGGTCCTTTTCCTCGGAGAGCACCTCGAAGACCTGCCGGACCGTGCTGGGCCCGCGCTCCCAGAGCACACGCAGAATGGCGAGTTCAGCATCGGTGGGACGGGTCACAGGGGACATCGGCAGGGGCTCCAGATTGAGGGGTGACGAAAAGATACGATAGGTTTCGTAGTAGTCAACGAAAATCTTCGTAATCGGTTTAGCACCCTCTTGTGACATCTCATTCCAAATACTACGAGCCGAGCTACTACAGCCCAACCCACCCATTCCGGATGGGCCGCATCACAGTGCGGGCCTACTCCCCCTATGCGGCTGTGCGCTGGGAGCGGAAGTGGATCGAGGTCGAGGAGGGTGGACTATCGACGATGTTCGAGCAGATTGCTGGGTCCTTGGCCGCACGGCAGGCTCAGTGGCTCACACTCATCGGTCACTCCAGATCTGCCCACCGGATCTGGCACCATCAGGGCATGCGCCGAACCCTCTTCGCTTCCATCCTGGTCCTAAGCTGTCTGGCCCTGACGGCTGGGGAGGACCCGCCACCAGCAGATCTCGCCGCACCTCCGGCAGAAGCATTGAAGGCCCCGAGCGGTCTGGCCCATCGGGTGCTCCGTCCGGGCCAGGGCAGAAGGCACGTGGAGGCCGATGCCCTCGTGGTCGTTCACTTTTCGGGCTGGACCCTGGATGGCAAGCGGGTGCTCCACTCCGAACGGAACGAGGCGCCTCCGCACCTGTTCCTGACCAACCTCATGCCCGGCATGCGGGAGGCCTTGCTGGATATGACTGAAGGGGAACAGCGGCGCCTCTGGATTCCAGAGGCTCTGGCTTTCAATGGGGCCAAGGGCAGGCCGGTGGGCCCCATCACCATGGATCTGGAATTGATCGAAGTGCAGGCGCATCCCAGCAAAGCTCCGCAGGATGTGGCCGCGCCACCGGTTGATGCGCAGCTGTTGAAATCGGGCCTGGCCTACAAAATCCTGCGTCCGGGAACGGGTCGGGAGCATCCCACCCGTTCGCACTGGGTGAACGTCCACTATAGCGGCTGGACCACCGACGGAAAGCTCTTCGACAGCTCTCTGCTGCGGCGGGAATCAGCGGGCTTCAAGGTGGCGGACGTCATCCCCGGTTGGATCGAAGGTCTGCAGCTCATGGTGGCGGGTGAGCGCCGCCGGTTCTGGGTTCCTGAAAAGTTGGCTTATCGGGGCGAACGGGGAAAACCGGCGGGGATGCTCGTCTTCGATGTGGAACTGTTGAGCATGAGCAAGTAGAGACGGTGAGTGGGAGGCCGGATGAGTGCTTGCCCGCGGATGGAAGGGGCTTCAACATCGGTTCCACCCGGGATGTAACCCTTTGGGGTTCTGGGCCGTCTAACAGGATGGAGGTGCTGCAATGAAGCCCTGGGCAGGTATGTTGGCCGTGATCACCACCCTTTCTGGCCTGCAGGTCGGGGCGCAGGAGCCCGGGAATCCCGCACCCCCTTCGGAAAGTCAGGAGCAGGCACCCGCCAAGCCCACGGTGCCCGAACCCAAAACCCCACCGCCCCCGCCTCCGGCAGAGTTGCCCAAACCACCCGCAGGCTCGACGCAGGTGCAGCCGCCCCAGGAGAAGGGCAGCGGCCAATGGGTCTACACCGAGCAGTACGGGTGGGTGTGGATGCCCTACGGCGACCGCTACACCCATGTGCCGCCGGATGGATCGGTGCCGCACATGTACGTGTATGAAGAGGAAACGGGTTGGTGCTGGGTGGCCGCGCCTTGGCTGTGGGGCTGGGGGCCCATGCCCTACTTTGGGGTGTTCGGCCCCCGCTACTACGGCTGGTTCGGCATTGGCCTGGGCCACTGGTATGGATTCAGGCCCCACTACGGCTATCGCAGCTGGGGCGGCCCCCGCTACTGGCGCGGAGGTGGTTGGAGCCATTGGGGAGGGCGTGGCGGCTTCCGCAGCTTTGGCGGCGGCGTCCGCCGCTAGGAGCCGCCTCTGGGACGACTGTCCCGATTCTGGGACGGCTCGAAACGTTGGTAAAATCATAAAATAAATTATAACAAGTCTTAAAACATGGCATGTCTCTGGCTGTGACCGGGCCGGAGACGTTCATGGACATTCCGCTTTCCCAACCCAAGCGCCACTGGAAATACGCATGGATGGGTGGCGTCGCTTTGGGCGTGCTGGCCCTGCTGTTCGGTCTGGGCCGCCTGAAGCCGGCGGCACCGGAGGTGGACCGCCAGAGCCTGCTGCTGGACAAGGTCCAAGAGGGGGCCATGGTGTTCCAGGTGCGGGGCACGGGCATCCTGGTGCCCGTCGACGTGCGCATGATCACCGCCCAGGTGCCCTGCAAGGTGGAGCGCATCCTGCTCTACCCCGGCACGGAGGTCCGCGAGGACAGCATCATCGCCGAGCTCTCCAGCCCCGAGCTGCAGCAGGGGGCGCAGGATGCCTTCTGGAACCTGAAGCGGGCGGAGTCCGACTACAGCGTGGGTGCGCT
This sequence is a window from Geothrix sp. PMB-07. Protein-coding genes within it:
- a CDS encoding FKBP-type peptidyl-prolyl cis-trans isomerase, with the protein product MGRITVRAYSPYAAVRWERKWIEVEEGGLSTMFEQIAGSLAARQAQWLTLIGHSRSAHRIWHHQGMRRTLFASILVLSCLALTAGEDPPPADLAAPPAEALKAPSGLAHRVLRPGQGRRHVEADALVVVHFSGWTLDGKRVLHSERNEAPPHLFLTNLMPGMREALLDMTEGEQRRLWIPEALAFNGAKGRPVGPITMDLELIEVQAHPSKAPQDVAAPPVDAQLLKSGLAYKILRPGTGREHPTRSHWVNVHYSGWTTDGKLFDSSLLRRESAGFKVADVIPGWIEGLQLMVAGERRRFWVPEKLAYRGERGKPAGMLVFDVELLSMSK
- the bla gene encoding subclass B3 metallo-beta-lactamase, with protein sequence MLKPSYLLPLLLLAPQRVAAETPAEWSKPYPAHRIAENVCYVGTAELGCYLITGSQGHILINTGLADSPPLIMASLRTLKIPPKDIRVLLTNQAHFDHVGGFAEMQKLTGAKVWATAADAPLLRDGGVSDPGGLSRFKAVKVDRVLKDGEVITLGDLSLTVIATPGHTPGSVSYLMTVQGHGQKKTLLFVNLPTVVMPLNNAKYPSIVKDLETSFVRLKALRPDFWVAAHASQCGLAEKHAAGNYEDPAGYAKAVAECEADFLAKLRVLPPE
- a CDS encoding BlaI/MecI/CopY family transcriptional regulator; this encodes MSPVTRPTDAELAILRVLWERGPSTVRQVFEVLSEEKDLGYTTVLKMLQIMTEKGLVQREITDRVHTFSTTQTQTQTQQTLLDDLLDKAFGGSSKSLVMQALATRKTSKTELAEIRKMLDQAEGRKR
- a CDS encoding M56 family metallopeptidase, with translation MTTLLSLVLQPWAQALSWTLLHFLWQGLVLGLLAWGTLALMRGSSARARYGVACAFLVLMVASPLATYRVLQVQPSTAPVLRPGLDTTPPASEPSSERVPSASLAQRVKVSLDPSLPWLLTTWAAGVLVLSLRFLGSWLRVQRLRRRSATPVPSEWHLVLSRLCRELKLSRTVRLLQSAAVEVPTALGWLRPVILLPACALAGLSPLQLEAILAHELAHIRRGDFLVNLLQSLVAVLLFYHPAVWWLSARIRAERELCCDDVAAGLCGDPLILARALTDLEALREPLAPSPTPLAMAANGGSLMHRVRHLLHPALPITSGARATALAVLAASLLGAAGVAMQDKPKDGSEPDKTTRIRVTDDNRNLNVSMKGDVQINGEAPEPVVVNGDGSFTAEEKKDGKKRVYSAVKGKTTYTVDGVDKPIDKEVRDWLRDILRNVKRSHHARERAMEIKMRQAEDRGRAMEARSRSMEAAARSMEANMRELERQGQFMNAEDLAKLQEKTQRLKAEGDKLKTEGERLKIEAERLRNDPELKALIAKAEKEGHRVEMEVRRRHGAPDTVILKGGDDDHGQDVILKRFNSHQGDKPGESHPFTIDREGDGDMGDDMNLDIAQDIHIPPINIPSLHVPRIRLRSSSHGTEADAKMEMVEIQAELKALQARLDQLQRQIATPPKPPKPPKPPMAPKAVHPAVPAPPPPPAPDVPPPPPPAAPAPPPPPPPPPSL
- a CDS encoding 23S rRNA (pseudouridine(1915)-N(3))-methyltransferase RlmH, which codes for MYPIHLLAFGRLRLEPCRSLERHYLDMLRAYARMEVTELPEGKGDATRQLKEEADRLRPKLAAVRCPVLLTPEGKMRDSEGLAQWLVERMNRGESLAFALGSSHGFDPALKKEIPEQMSLSPMTFPHELSRVMFLEQLYRAFTIIRGKDYHK
- a CDS encoding ATP-dependent DNA helicase, coding for MDRYFAPEVGRIFACFPGAEDRPGQRRMAELVFNAVADGGARFDQWRNRGAEPESKPEAVIQAVEAGTGTGKSLGYLIPALSAGRHPILVATRTKQLQRQLLEEDVPRAAGILGRPIKAVLAKGRANYLCRTAWEAVASDPHLEFSRSDQQLWLALQRWTLETQDGDREGLGRFGEGESPLWDKVNARAERCTGRQCPRFEDCYLTKLRAEVAEADLIIVNHALLLADRVLRESAFGQVLPDAPVLILDEAHDLEEQLTESCAESWSSRAMNMLFTDLRDAAGQTSGSGQGAAIAGLLEPWEQAWSEIMTWVPVEGGVLPLLAPGPEMKALADAVGAWVEAGHPLWVEARRLAAADPENPIWMRLAERVGTAFSRMEQIFAQPDGWVSTLSREGPNLVHFKSNPVDVRPFFHQHVRRGFECVVMTSATLRDGRGFNGLGLRLGLTKPEVEVAEHVESPFDFEGQGLLFVPPGLPERRPGAGGGVGDPAWVEASLSAMERMLRASRGRALLLFTSRKMLAAFRPRLETALPEITFFVQGEGLSRTQLLDRFRATPSAALLGLASFWQGVDLPGDALSLVVVSALPFAPPDDPVLQARIREADAQREGLGFIGIQVPQMTLKLKQGIGRLIRTRSDRGVVAVMDPRLMLPSEDRLGKRYAAQVRAALPPFPLTRDWERVEAFLGNL